TAAAGTTTGACTTgagatttcttttttttttttttttatattttattttattttttttgtacgccCATGCAAGCTGTTTCCCCGAGTGATACCAGGTGTCACGGTATTCCCACTAGCGTTAGgcaaagaaatatatatatatatacacatatatatgtgtgtgtgtgtgtgtaaaggAATAGAAAGAAAAAGAATTGTACGGAGGAGTAAATAAGAAGACCCGTGGTCGATCGTGCGGCAATTTTATTCAGGTTTCTATGGCGCCGTATACTCTCTGCATAATGGTCTTTATGGACATATatgtacaaaaatatatttatatatatctatatatgtgtTGGGTATGTAGAAAATCGTGTGTAGCTATTCAGTACACACTTTTCAGATGCATTGAAATCTCGGGCGTAAGTACGCGAGAACAAAAAGTCGGGCATGCGTCCGGGatgcatatatgtatatgtatatatatatgtatataatatatgagtAAATAAAGAATTGAAGCAAGATATAATAGACGTATCCACGTATGGATGTATGGAAGTGTCTGTGAGTGTAGTTATTTTTTGGGGAATGATGGGTGATGGAGAATCGGAAATTTGTGGTACAACACGGCATTGTatctattgaaatttttttaaccgaaTAATACATCAATATTTTCGTGTTGAAACGTgagatttgaataaatatactcAATTTTACATTACACGCTTCATTTTCTCTGTTTTAGTTGCTCGTTCATAtgaatatttttcgtatatttattaattgccTCGTGTGTTTAAATTATAGCCTCACTTTTGCGCACATATATTTACGCGCACGGACATCACTGACAATAGTCATCGCTTATTAGAGGCTCGAAgctcgacatctgatgaaaaggagttttgaaaatcgggttgaaaataaaaacagaatttttcgaaatttaaattgtcgATTTTCatcgcgggaaatttaaaaagccGAATATGATCGTGTTCAAAAgggtaaaaaattctttatgaCGTGCGTGTACAGGATGAAAGGTATGAAATCTGATACTTTGCGGGTAAAGAGTAAGTGTTGGGTTTCACACCTTTCACCCCGTATTGATGTCAAAGATATTCATTCTAATCGCGTAAATAAAAACCGCATGAACCCTGAGCTGGTTTAGTAagcgataaaaatataatacaataataaccacaggaatcataataataatagtatatttttattagtaaattttattgtttaggGTTTGCAAATATTTCAAATGTATTTGTAAGTGCTGGCAATGGGTATGGGTATGGGTATATATAAAAGAGTTGAAAgagaaaagtaaaatagaATGGGAATGGAAGAGAAAACGTTGAGATTGAGCAGTGCGAAACACTTTTCCTGTAATGGTTTTCCAAGTGTACATTCTATGTGCCCGCGTCTAGCTCGCCTCCGTTACCCTGCAACCCTCTTACTCCGGAATTCCAGATGGAAAAGTACGACCCGGATTTACTGTCCTTTGTCCTGTTGAGAGCAAAGAGAAAAGAAACTTTGTGTTTTTCTTATACtccttttttatatatttcgcTCTGTGCAACTCTTCTCATTCTCTTTTTCTCCTCTCTCGTCACCACCAACTGCATTTTTTCCTggtttactttttatttttttatcccttACTTcgctatttaattttttttatcccgcTCAGAGACTTGATcctcaataaattttgattaatccCAAAACAAGGGAACCCGAGTTAAGTATTTCGGTTTATTATGATACTATAGTGATCTATCGGAATGTAACGTGTTAAGAAATAGAGGGTAAGAAAAAGAAGCAAGAAGTCTGTAGCAATTCTCAGTCTAGTGAGCGAGCATCGGACCAGTAACCTCGTGGACACCTGCCAGTTTCTCTCTTTCTTCATCTTCTACAGAGTAAATGCTCGGAGCACGGGGATTCTATACTCTCGTATGGATGATAGAATAGCTTTCGGCTGGTCAACCAACCGGGAGTTTTTCCTCCGTCTACATCCGCCACCCGATTCAACTTTATTTCTATCATCTACCAAAGAGAGGATAGAAAACCTACATCCCGTCCAGTTTCTTTGCTTCCATTCCTGATACAtctatctatttatatatatacatacatacatactcgttacttaatttttatttttttccatcggttagataattatattttaatatgccataaaaacatatatgtaattatacaGTACGGATGAGAAAGCCTACGAGACCTTTAATTTAGAGACGTTTTTTTATCGAGATCATTTTAAAATACCCTTCTCATGGTATTTAATGATCATAACCGggattttttcgaattattttacttttaatattaattataattataactattttCAGATATTTACTACTATTACATTATGTATGAGGCTTTGGgttcatacttttttattgattcaataatttatttcttcttcATGAGAAGTGAAAAATTGTTGgcctgtaaaaaattataatttgaatttcaaataattggtatctaaaaattttggcgcttatttattcaagtttcaaattttcgcggggttttaaaaaatttattactgtgccagttaaattattttttatcaaaggtacaaagtgtttaaaaaatttaatgagtgTTTTTGTGATAGAGAATTAACACATAGTCATATAGTAGACTAAAGTATGGAGATAGATAATGATTATTATCCTCTATTACAAACGACATCTAGTTTTCTGGTAATGATCCCTTTATTGATGTTATTCCTTTTATTATAACTCAACGCGTTCATTGTTATCGCACAGATTATCACATTAATGACTTTGTTTTGTGAGTCATACCATCTGctataaaattaattcgtTATTTACTTTCATTACTAAACTTTATTTATCATGTCATtaattcttcaaatttaagtttcactagaaaaaattttattgtcaatccagaaaaaattattatttaattttcatatatttaccAGATAATCCTCAACCGACGCATTTTTCGAGCCTTAAAATATCagtttctattaaaaaaattgaacccGCATCAGGTCATCCGGGATAGCAGacattttttcatgaaaaaaaatttcaaaataaatatcccGCCGcgcttttatataaaaaatgtttttgtctGAAAAtgggtagaaatttttaaaaaaacatcaaaattaacttatatatttacaaccCTTATGTTTtaaatccataaaaaaattttatttgtcttAATCTCGTAAATACtctgaaaaatagtttttacagtaaacttttgataaaactgagagtaaaaaataaataaataaataatttcattgttttattTGAGATTGGTCTTGTGATTCCGGGTTTTCTTGGCTGCTTCCTGAGACATTTTATTCGCCTAGGGGGTATATTGCTGTGTACTTAGGTGCACACGGAAAAGGACTCGATTCACTGGGTGTGTGCACTGTTGGAAAGCGTATTCGTGGAAAAACGGTGCTTTAACTGTAACAATAAAAGGACTGATCGATCGTTTCAGCCTTATATGCTACAGTATaccatacacatacacacacacatatgtatatatatttatatacatgacAAGAGAGAAGAAACATTGAAAGAGcgagtaaaaaaagtaaaaaaacaagaaaagagACGAGCCGATCGACAGAGTGGACTTCAAAGCCAGCAATATGTTGCTCGCTGAGTGCTTTCTCTAACTGCCGGATGCTGTATCCGATTTTGCGCCAAATCCGGCAGACAAGAGCCGATAACAGTCGCTTCAACAATCTAAATACTTTATCACTTTCGCACTCTTacaaattcatatatatttttattttttattgttactgtCCTTAAAAAGTTTCTTCGTGGCTTCTTTACTTTACTCTACTTTgggttattttttatctttacccAGTAAATATATGTGGTCCATTTCAATTTGTAGTATCGACGATACCACTACAGCGCACTAAGAATAAGAGTACGGGTGTGTCCGGATAACCACAAATCGTCTTGCCAGTTTTAGCGATACCGAACCAATCAACGATAATGTTGAGTGCAAGCGCGATGTATTGAACTATAAAGAACCAAAGTCGATAACCAAAGTCTTTTGATCCCATCGAGCTCCCAAAGTCGCTCCTACTATTTTTCATTCCATTCTTCGgtacttcttcttcttctactCTTTCTCCTTGTATTCTTATTCTCTAACTTGTTCTTATCCTCATTCGTAGCATAGCAGGATCTCTCCTTTTGCCAACACTCATCCACACATTATTCGTAGAAGGAGTAATCCTAATTCTGCGCAAACTCGGGCTTATAATATCTTTTCGCGTCATATCACTCTacatatctttattttttattacatagacgtccttttaaaaatcactttaGGGCTATTATcactctatttttttattttaaccctATAAAGAGTCAAGTGTTATCGTTAAATGAAAACTGATGACGatagaaaatcaatttttattttaaaacagcgttccttaaatttatattgagtaatctattttttttatctgttgGCTTAAATTTAAGGCGAATTACGGGATTTAGGTTAAAAGTCATTTagtagttagatttttataaaatttaattcactacTAAATTGTTTTATGACATTTTTCTCGTATCTTATGTATTATagttaaggggttaggggtagtcagaattttcaaaaaatcgatttttttttttttgcattttcttaaagtataatattttaaaaatattgtgtgaaaatttgaagtgaatccgacaaattcttttcgagttatttaacaatgaccaaaggacgctcgggtgctacgtggcattcgagagcaggtagctagaaacagctgcaagcaaccgacctttcgggtttcattgtcatgaatatctccccattttaatgtatgtataattatatatatatatatatatatatatatatatatatatatatatatatatatatatatatatatatatatatatatatatatatatatatatattcacaatttgtaggtagtacaagaactgaaaaataatttttggttgccagtatacctgtagtcgttgcactgatcagtcgatagttttgtgataaattatttctcaagtgaattaaattattaaccatgggacgtgattctagaaaggtttcaagagaacttcggagttctgaaaaaattaataagtcgcgttcagtcaaaagaaagaatgtttttaatccgaaaacagccgaacgtgatgaaagtattcagagtacatcttctaaaaaattaaaacaaaacactgaagatgatgtacctgaagacagcagtactgaatttcgaataataaattttattcaggtattcactgcaatttctgctcttataaaatgtaaaaaatgtgatggaaatgtagtgtttcaaacagcaagtacacgtgggctgggattcaaaattgtagttgcatgtaataactgtggaaatgaatatattccttcctgttgaaaatatgaaatctgctataatggcaaccttttatcactacggctcgagtgatgaaaaaccgaatcatgatatgtgtccaaaaggcgaagaatcttggtgctcttaccagcgcgctgaagcaagaggagagcttgatacctattctcacgattattctcccttaccttctgatgttttaaaagctatcaagcctatatacgaagatcttagtaatgaaaatttactttcaagatgtgtaggtggattcaatcagaataataatgaaagctttaaccaactagtatggaaaat
This sequence is a window from Microplitis mediator isolate UGA2020A chromosome 3, iyMicMedi2.1, whole genome shotgun sequence. Protein-coding genes within it:
- the LOC130664953 gene encoding uncharacterized protein LOC130664953 isoform X1, whose amino-acid sequence is MNIFLPVENMKSAIMATFYHYGSSDEKPNHDMCPKGEESWCSYQRAEARGELDTYSHDYSPLPSDVLKAIKPIYEDLSNENLLSRCVGGFNQNNNESFNQLVWKICPKTVNTSFTIVQIAAYVAMCIFNEGINSLLVLMNTLGLNCGPNSHRYAERMDAARIKVADKRANDNAREGRLQRRHQQIDILEAAMTAEELLYGPGIDDSV